The DNA window TACATTCTTTTAAATTTTAAATTTGATTTTGTTCTAACAACAAAATATGCAGAAGATTTTGTAATTCGATAAAGTCTTAAGTAATCAACATAAGCACGGTCAAAAATATAATAAGCAAAACGTTCGTAATTGATTAAGTCCATTGCATTAACATCGTGAACGTTTGCCTCGGTGATGTGAATAAATACGGGGATTTGTGTATTAATATCAAAAAGTGTGTGAAGTTTTATTCCTGCCTTGGTTGTTCTAAAATGAGCCCACCAAAACACACTCAAACACAAATCAATTGTTGAAGAATCAAAAGCATAAATATTGCCTTTTATCTCAAAACTATCATTGCTGTTTTTTTCTTGAGCAATCAATATTAAATGATTAGCAAAGTCTTCGAATATTTTATAATTGCGATTCTCATTTGCCTTGGCTAAGTTACTTCGAGTTACATTTTTTCCAAAACCTAAATGATACGATTTTGATTGATGTGCTTCAATAACAATTATCAAATCTCTCAAGCTATCCCGAGAAGATAATTGACCAAAAATCATACATAAAAGTTGGTTCCAACAAGTAAAATGTCTAACCTTTTTGTTACCATCATACTTTGTTACAAATCTATCAAAAACACGTTGGGGCAGAAATTCAACTAATTGAGAAAAGACATATTTTCCGTGATTCATATTCGTAAAGTTAATTTACGAACATAATAGATTCATTTCAAATCGTCACGCTCTAAAATGATACTTAAAATACAGATTTACAATAATTTCAAAGAACTTTTTTTAATCTATAGTGGACACTAGTGACTTCCTATATAACGACAAAGTTGCTAAGACCATTATAAGTAAACAGCGAGAGAACATCGTTACATTAAGATATGCATTCATCGGGGGGAATAGTAGTGGTTTGTGAAGGGCGGCTTTTTGAGCAGCTCACAACGAATGCTTGAAGATTGGATTATTTTTTTGAGTTGCTCAAAAAGCTGTCCTGGAGCAAACCACCGGAGCGTTGGCCGTGCGGCTGTTTTACATAATTGATATTATAGCTTCATTGCAAAAACCAAAAAACAATAAAAACGCTTTGTGATGAACTATAATACTCAATTATGTAAAACAGCTTTGGGGAAAAAATTGCTGGCGCGAGTCACGCAGTGTACGTGTTTTTGGGCAAAAACCGTGACAGCAATTTTTTTAGGAGCGTTGGCCAGGAGTGCCAATCAAAGTGTAAAACGTCCTTTTTACCACCGAACGAAAAAAGATATGGTCGTTATTGGAAAAGTAATTGCCCTTCTCCCTTCGCGGGCGCTACCATTGAATTTTTTTGAATAAAATATTGAATAGCAACAACTTAAACCTCTGGGTGGCATTCAATTTGTAAAGTTTTTTAACCACTTACTTCACATAGCGATCGGAACAATGTGGTTAATTTTTTATTCAATCGATTAATTAAAAGTATATTAATTACACCCAATGGGTTAAGTGGTAACTTTTTTATTTCAGTTCCTTTTCATAACTAAAACCCCATTAACTTAATTAATTTCCAATGATTTATAAAATAAATGGAGTTTTTTTTAACATTTTATTTTGTTGCGCTTCAAGGTCTATTTTGAATGACTACTAATAGTGTTTTTATTGTGCCCTTGTACTTTCTTAAGGAAAAGATTTAATTTTATCAATACATCCAATTGTAAATTATTGATAAGTATTTAAGAGTAATCCATTGGATTTATTAAAAAAAATGAGACAGAATTTTTCGAAGAAAAAACTAAAATGGTCTTGTTTTTCAAAAGAATCTTTATAAAGTCAAGTACACGAGTAGGATGTGATTAAGTTGTTGCGTTTGCGAATTTCATAATATTGCAATAGCCAGAAAGGAAGCGGCAGCACTATTATTCATAGATTCCATAGCGAAGGAAAATTGATTCAACTTCAGATCTCTCGAGATTGATAAAATACGAAGAAGCCGTTCCATTGAGGACGGCTTCTTTTTTTATCATTCTGATTTTTATCAAAATCTAATAATGCTTAATCATTTTTATCATTTTGTATTTAGTATCGGACTAACTTTTACCAATAATGAACCGGATTAATTATCAGTAGAGTAATTCTGGTTAGGGTTTTCAATAGAAATCACTGGTTTTCAATGCCGTTTATGAATATTTTTTTATATTAGCAATCGGTTTTATTAAGTTGCAGTAGTACCAAACTATATTTTTAGAATATTCTAGGGCTAAAAAAAAACTACACATAAAATACACTTTAAGTAAATTAGAATAAATAGACCAAATAGCTTTTAATTATAATGTAATAAATAAGGTATTATGATGCAAAACAGTTTGAAAATTACCGTTCTATTGTTGCTTTTTTTGGGTTCTTGCAAAGACAAACAAGACAGTACTCAACCTCTAGAAAATAAGGAAGCTCCAACTGAAATTAAGGAAAATTTAGCAAGCCAGGATGAAAATTTCAAAGTCGTTGCTGATTCTGTAGTCACTCGACTCAATCGAGAAATCATTGAAGAAAACATCAAAACGGAATCCGAAATTATGGGGTTGTACAAACCCAAAGACATTTATGCCGAGGGCAATTACAGTTATGAAATTGAGACAAAAGAAATTGATGCCAACAAAAAACAACTTACTTTGATAGAAGAAGGCCTAATGGACGATGCGCTCAAAGCACAAAAAGTGGTAATGGTTTTGGAAAATGCCAGTAATGGAAAAAAAATAATTTCGATCAAAGAAGCTTACAAATGTTGGAGAAATCCCAATAATGAAAATTGGACCACTGCATTGTGTAAGTAAATCGTCGTTTTTCCCGGAGATAGCAGTATTAATTAGAATATTTATATAATTTCATCGTTAACTTTAATTATAAAACAAATGAAACTAACTACAGTACAGAAGATTACAGTCGTATTATTGGTAATGTACCTAATTTGGGAAATTGTGGTTCAATATTGGGCTACCACCGAGAAAACAGCTGTCATCAGAGCCGATCTCGCTTTAATTTACCCAATACTCCTCATTTTTATACTCATATCGGTAGTTCAAATTTTTAGAAAAAAATAATAATTAAAAAAGTATCACTTATGAATTGTTTGAATTGTAATTCCGAAACTACGGGTTCTTATTGCTATAATTGTGGACAAAAAACTAGTACCACGCGTTTTTCTTTTAAGCACATTTTCAAAACCGATATTGCCAATAAATTTTATTCCTTTTTCAAAAATGACCTCTTTTTTACCTTAAAAGAATTGGCCACTAGACCTGGTTTTTCTGTTCGAGAATATATCGAAGGAAAGCGAGTAAATCATATGAACTATATGAGTTTGTATTTGTTGCTGTCGGCTGCTGGAATATTTTTGGACAAATATGCCAAGGTAACTGAAGCTGTTTTAAATACAAATGATGATGATAGTGCTAAGGCAATAAGTAAATATTACGAATTTGTTCGTGACAATCCTAAAACCTTTATTTTTATAACAATACCAGTGGTTTCAGTTTTTACCTTTCTATTTTTTAAGAAAAGTAAATTCAATTTTTCGGAGCATTTAATTATGAATGTCTATAAAGCATCGGCAGTTTTGGTTATTACTAAAATCGTGACTTTGCTTTCTATACTAACTTCAAATTTAACCTTCTTAAAGATAGTAAATGATCTTTTTGGCTACGTTGTTTTTGGTTATTCTGTGTGGTTTTTATACCAATTCTTTTATGATAACAAAATCTATAGTAAGCTGAGTATTTTTTCAAGAACCGCATTGTCCGTGCTGTTGGGGATGCTGTTTTCAACCATTTTTATGTTTATTTATTGGCTAATTGAATTTGCCATTACAGGTCAAAAAATATTTTAAAAAATAGCAAATGAAAGATTCCATAAAAGAAGTAGCACATTATTTAGATTGGTCAAAACTAGGTAGACATTCGGTATTGATCTATTTGTTTATGGTGGTTTTAGGGTATTTGTTTCTACAGCTGGGAAGCATTCCTTCGATGATTATTTATCAATATTTGAACATAGACCCTTTATCCACAATCGGTGTTTTGTATTCTTTTATTTTTCCACTATTTTTTTTACTGTTTTTTGGTTGGCTCGTTTTCGGAAGACCTTATTTCAGTATTTATGGTCCCTCTAAAAAAATGCTTTGGAAGGATTTTGGCCTTGGCGTTTTATTTCAATGGTTAATTTCGGCTACTTTTATTGTTTTAATTGTAATCGTTATGCCGGAAAAGGTAGTTTCTTACATTGGTTTTAAAGAAAATTTAGGAAATGAGATTCCTATTTTGATGATAACCATTGTAGGTTATTTGATACAAACTTCTTGTGAAGAACTCTACTTCAGAGGTTATTTGATGCAAGCTACCTACAGAATAATTCCTTTTTTGCCGGTAGTAATTGGGCTTCAAGCGCTTCTTTTTGGTCAGTTGCATATTGGCAACGTCAAAGCTTGGGGCGATACTTTTATGGCAGGAGTTCCGTATTTTTTGCACGCAAGTGCTTTTGCTTATGCTGCTTGGCGCACGGGTTCTTTATTTTTTGCTTGGGGTCTTCATTTTGGCAATAATTCCTTTTTGGCATTGTTTGTGGCTTCGAAAGGCGATGCAGTGACCTCGATTGCTCCTTTTGCCGCTGAAATAGCAAGTGTGAATCGTTTGATTGTATTCAGTACAATCGAAATAATACTCTTAGTAATTTTTTTAGAAATCGTGTATAAAAACCGCTATCCATCACGTTCCATTTGGACGATGTTAGTCAAAAAAGATTGATTTGGGAGAAATCAAATCGCAGCCTTTTTGTGTATAAATAATAATATTTGACTATCCTTAACTAATACCAAATTATGCAATTTAGTTAGTTTATAATAAACAATGTTCCTTTTCTCTTGAAACCATTAAGGGTTTGAGAAAATTAAGGTTTTGAGTATGCTTAATGAAAC is part of the Flavobacterium nackdongense genome and encodes:
- a CDS encoding DUF3667 domain-containing protein gives rise to the protein MNCLNCNSETTGSYCYNCGQKTSTTRFSFKHIFKTDIANKFYSFFKNDLFFTLKELATRPGFSVREYIEGKRVNHMNYMSLYLLLSAAGIFLDKYAKVTEAVLNTNDDDSAKAISKYYEFVRDNPKTFIFITIPVVSVFTFLFFKKSKFNFSEHLIMNVYKASAVLVITKIVTLLSILTSNLTFLKIVNDLFGYVVFGYSVWFLYQFFYDNKIYSKLSIFSRTALSVLLGMLFSTIFMFIYWLIEFAITGQKIF
- a CDS encoding CPBP family intramembrane glutamic endopeptidase, with the translated sequence MKDSIKEVAHYLDWSKLGRHSVLIYLFMVVLGYLFLQLGSIPSMIIYQYLNIDPLSTIGVLYSFIFPLFFLLFFGWLVFGRPYFSIYGPSKKMLWKDFGLGVLFQWLISATFIVLIVIVMPEKVVSYIGFKENLGNEIPILMITIVGYLIQTSCEELYFRGYLMQATYRIIPFLPVVIGLQALLFGQLHIGNVKAWGDTFMAGVPYFLHASAFAYAAWRTGSLFFAWGLHFGNNSFLALFVASKGDAVTSIAPFAAEIASVNRLIVFSTIEIILLVIFLEIVYKNRYPSRSIWTMLVKKD